From Neobacillus sp. PS2-9, the proteins below share one genomic window:
- a CDS encoding ABC transporter substrate-binding protein — protein sequence MYVKRWLTVAVSILMVMSLIVGCSSKSTSTKSENGKKTITFFYRWPNEPYKTYFNSVIKEFEKQHPDIHVEQVTALNDDYKQKANVLLGSKTPPDVFFTWAGEYGQKFIRDGVALDLSKYYQEDKAWSDNLIASQVKFFQKDDKTYGVPLFTDSKLFLYNKDVFDKLGLKAPATWDEFITVLKTIKKSGATPIILGNKSPWAAAHYVTALNQRIVPQDVLAKDLSYKGAEFTDPSYVESLKKLDELRPFFNENPNATAHDEARNLFLGGKAAIMFLETQEITYMKDATFKWDSFKVPTIEGGKGDQGGLIGAPEGFMVHSKSAHPKEAVEFLKFLTSKANGEKLAKDTGMPSTVEGAVNANTATEQEVKAMDLIKEQPDMLIWTDSALDTRIFKPYGDGVQAMIGGTMKPEQIMKAVQDAAKQVK from the coding sequence ATGTATGTGAAACGTTGGCTTACTGTAGCAGTCAGTATTTTAATGGTCATGTCATTAATCGTAGGATGTTCCTCAAAGAGCACTAGTACTAAGTCTGAAAATGGCAAGAAAACTATTACATTTTTCTACCGCTGGCCAAATGAGCCGTATAAAACATATTTTAATAGTGTTATTAAAGAGTTTGAAAAACAGCATCCAGATATTCATGTTGAACAGGTAACAGCATTAAACGATGATTACAAACAAAAAGCTAACGTGCTTCTTGGAAGCAAGACTCCACCAGATGTGTTCTTCACATGGGCTGGTGAATATGGCCAGAAGTTTATCCGTGATGGCGTAGCTTTAGACCTTTCAAAATACTACCAAGAAGACAAAGCTTGGTCAGACAATTTAATAGCATCACAGGTGAAATTCTTCCAAAAAGATGACAAAACCTATGGTGTTCCACTATTTACCGACAGTAAATTATTCCTCTACAACAAAGATGTGTTTGATAAATTAGGCTTAAAAGCACCTGCTACATGGGATGAATTTATCACTGTTCTTAAAACGATTAAAAAGAGCGGAGCAACGCCTATCATTTTAGGAAATAAATCGCCTTGGGCGGCTGCTCACTATGTAACAGCTTTAAATCAGAGAATTGTACCGCAGGATGTGTTAGCAAAAGATTTAAGCTACAAGGGAGCGGAGTTCACGGATCCTAGCTATGTTGAGTCTTTAAAGAAGCTTGATGAATTACGACCTTTCTTTAATGAAAATCCAAATGCGACTGCGCATGATGAAGCAAGAAACTTATTCCTTGGCGGAAAAGCAGCAATTATGTTCCTAGAAACACAGGAAATTACTTATATGAAAGATGCAACATTTAAATGGGATTCCTTTAAAGTACCAACCATCGAAGGCGGTAAAGGCGATCAAGGAGGCTTAATCGGGGCCCCTGAAGGATTTATGGTTCACAGTAAATCTGCCCACCCGAAAGAAGCAGTTGAGTTCTTGAAGTTTCTAACTTCTAAAGCTAACGGAGAAAAATTGGCAAAGGATACTGGTATGCCAAGTACAGTTGAAGGAGCGGTTAATGCGAATACCGCAACAGAACAAGAAGTGAAAGCGATGGATTTAATCAAAGAACAGCCAGATATGCTTATCTGGACAGATAGCGCATTAGATACTCGTATTTTTAAGCCTTATGGCGATGGAGTTCAAGCTATGATTGGCGGCACTATGAAGCCTGAACAAATCATGAAAGCCGTGCAAGATGCAGCAAAACAAGTAAAGTAA
- a CDS encoding sugar ABC transporter permease, with translation MRRTRIVPLIYMAPALLMLALFVYYPLVRNIMNGFYEWNPFTLDRSFVSLDNYTRLIKDPVFFTVLKNNLLYAIISVILQVGLGLVIAAILEDKIFRRFSTFFRTTFFIPVLISMTVIGILFSFIYNPDVGLLNSFLRLIGLDAWTEGWLGNPKTSIFAVIAVSQWQSIGYTVMLYVLAVQKVPGELYEAATIDGAGKIRTFFSITVPQVKEMTFVLLIYTVTGSFLVFSEVYVLTAGGPSNSSQVFSTYLYQKAFIDNEPGFASAIANVILGITLIFYFIQNKFLKTGEE, from the coding sequence ATGCGAAGAACTAGAATAGTCCCGCTTATTTATATGGCACCTGCCTTATTGATGCTGGCCCTATTTGTATATTATCCTTTGGTTCGAAATATCATGAATGGATTTTATGAATGGAATCCATTTACATTAGATAGAAGCTTTGTTTCACTAGATAATTATACCCGCTTGATTAAAGATCCCGTCTTCTTTACGGTTCTTAAGAACAATCTCCTATACGCCATTATCTCCGTTATCCTCCAGGTTGGGCTTGGATTAGTGATTGCAGCGATATTAGAAGATAAGATATTCAGGAGATTTTCCACCTTCTTCCGAACAACCTTTTTTATCCCGGTTCTCATTTCGATGACTGTCATTGGGATCCTCTTTAGCTTTATTTATAATCCTGATGTGGGCTTACTAAATAGCTTTCTAAGATTGATAGGTTTAGATGCATGGACTGAAGGGTGGCTTGGGAACCCAAAAACGTCTATTTTTGCAGTCATCGCCGTTTCCCAATGGCAAAGTATAGGTTATACCGTTATGTTGTATGTGTTGGCTGTTCAAAAAGTTCCTGGGGAATTATATGAAGCAGCTACCATCGATGGTGCAGGGAAAATCCGGACATTCTTTAGCATTACGGTTCCTCAGGTAAAAGAAATGACGTTTGTTTTATTAATCTATACGGTAACAGGCTCATTCTTGGTGTTCAGTGAAGTGTATGTATTAACTGCTGGTGGTCCTAGCAACTCATCACAGGTGTTTAGTACATATCTATATCAGAAGGCGTTTATCGATAATGAACCTGGATTTGCCTCAGCGATTGCCAATGTGATTCTGGGTATTACACTAATTTTCTATTTTATCCAAAATAAGTTCTTAAAAACAGGGGAGGAGTAA
- a CDS encoding carbohydrate ABC transporter permease, translating into MESHGDSQMVSQEGKVLKFPNTNLKNSKRKPGLSITVGLIFLFLTLYFVTIAYPLFWMVINSFKNTAEIFNDSWGLPKEWLFSNYTTAWEQGVSSYFVNSLIITGGTCILTVLISAACAFGLTRYQLKGGKFLLLFVSAGLMFSPQSSLIPLYELVQKIGIFDTYWALILTFTAYRIPLTVLLIRSFFLSIPKELEESAYLDGATSLDVFARIFIPMSKPIIFTGVILTAYYAWNEFLFSILFIQTEEVKPITSGLLVFKDALNTNWGVLMAGLVISALPLIMIFIFMQKYFVRGLADGSVKG; encoded by the coding sequence ATGGAATCACATGGAGATTCTCAAATGGTTAGTCAAGAAGGAAAGGTCTTAAAGTTTCCAAATACAAACTTGAAGAATTCCAAAAGAAAACCAGGCTTATCGATAACAGTCGGGCTAATCTTTCTTTTCCTGACCCTCTACTTTGTTACGATTGCTTATCCGTTATTTTGGATGGTTATTAATTCCTTCAAAAATACAGCCGAGATTTTTAATGACAGCTGGGGGCTTCCAAAAGAATGGCTCTTTTCAAACTATACGACCGCATGGGAACAAGGGGTTTCAAGCTACTTCGTCAACAGCTTGATTATCACGGGAGGTACATGTATTTTGACGGTTTTAATCAGTGCAGCCTGTGCCTTCGGTTTGACTCGTTATCAACTCAAAGGCGGAAAATTCCTGCTGCTTTTCGTTTCAGCCGGCCTGATGTTTTCACCGCAAAGCAGTTTAATCCCTCTTTATGAATTAGTTCAAAAGATCGGAATTTTTGATACGTATTGGGCCCTGATTTTAACGTTTACTGCTTATCGGATTCCATTAACCGTTCTATTAATACGGTCCTTTTTCTTATCGATTCCAAAAGAGTTGGAAGAATCAGCATATCTGGACGGGGCGACAAGTTTGGATGTTTTTGCAAGAATATTTATACCAATGAGTAAACCGATCATATTTACGGGCGTCATTTTAACCGCTTATTATGCGTGGAATGAGTTTTTATTTTCGATTCTCTTTATTCAAACGGAAGAGGTAAAGCCAATTACTTCAGGTTTATTAGTCTTTAAAGATGCGCTTAATACAAACTGGGGAGTTTTAATGGCTGGTTTGGTTATTTCAGCACTGCCGCTTATTATGATCTTTATTTTCATGCAGAAATACTTTGTTCGCGGTTTGGCGGATGGAAGCGTAAAGGGATAA
- a CDS encoding SIS domain-containing protein: MLNFSREKYLQVTGGAVGLREEIEKVVDKVYEKGYKNIFLIGSGGAVATFYPFEYMINSTSTIPAYAEIAAEFALQNHKQFTKDSLVILSSLSGTTEETVAAAKYCKDRGATTIGLTGEYNKPLADTVDFPLVNFAENDFASDSNQLVLYLLIFKLMNKNGDFPNYEAFASQLEALPEKLIEVKEQFEARAEAFARAYKDEPYHLVVGSGSTWGRAYSYAMCVLEEMQWIKTKSIHAAEFFHGTLEIVEKDTSVILFKGEDETRPLMERVERFAEKYTKKLTVLDTGDYELEGISKEFRKYLSPIVTSTQLQRLSVHLEDKRNHSLEIRRYYRTVAY; this comes from the coding sequence ATGCTAAATTTTAGCAGAGAAAAATATCTACAAGTAACTGGAGGAGCAGTGGGTCTAAGAGAGGAAATTGAGAAAGTTGTGGATAAGGTTTACGAAAAAGGGTATAAAAATATTTTCTTAATTGGATCAGGCGGGGCAGTGGCAACCTTTTATCCATTTGAATATATGATTAACTCGACATCGACGATTCCAGCTTATGCTGAGATTGCAGCGGAATTTGCGCTACAAAATCATAAACAATTTACGAAGGATTCACTTGTGATTCTATCTTCTCTATCCGGTACAACAGAGGAGACGGTAGCAGCTGCGAAATATTGTAAAGATAGAGGAGCAACTACAATCGGTTTAACAGGTGAATACAATAAGCCGCTTGCTGATACAGTAGATTTTCCATTAGTGAATTTTGCGGAAAATGATTTTGCCAGCGATTCCAATCAGTTAGTTCTTTATTTACTCATTTTTAAATTGATGAATAAAAATGGAGATTTTCCTAACTATGAAGCATTTGCTTCCCAGTTAGAAGCTCTTCCTGAAAAGTTAATCGAGGTAAAGGAACAGTTCGAAGCTAGAGCAGAAGCGTTTGCGCGTGCATATAAAGATGAGCCTTATCATTTGGTGGTTGGTTCCGGCAGTACTTGGGGCCGCGCTTACTCCTATGCGATGTGTGTATTAGAGGAAATGCAGTGGATCAAGACAAAATCCATCCATGCAGCGGAATTCTTCCATGGTACATTGGAAATAGTCGAAAAAGATACAAGTGTTATTTTATTTAAGGGTGAAGATGAAACGCGCCCGCTGATGGAACGTGTTGAGCGCTTTGCAGAGAAGTATACAAAGAAATTGACCGTTCTTGATACTGGGGATTACGAGTTAGAGGGAATTAGCAAAGAGTTTAGAAAATATTTATCACCAATTGTTACATCTACGCAGCTGCAAAGACTCAGCGTGCATTTAGAGGACAAACGAAATCACTCGTTAGAGATTAGAAGATATTATCGTACAGTGGCTTATTAA
- a CDS encoding PfkB family carbohydrate kinase yields MRLIAVGDNVVDYYDDRGEMFPGGNAVNVAVFWKRYGVENVSYIGIVGNDEEGEHIVNSLKLENIDVSHVRKMFGPSGEAVVTLDEHGDRKFVGSNKGGIQKQVKLNFTESELGLISNFSLLHTSVFSHIETELSELKKHIDISFDFSTRYDDDYLERVCPHIKYAIFSGGDFTKEECEAFIRKVHVAGTPNVILTRGSEGSLFSDSHQVYEQGIVQTDVVDTLGAGDTFVAVFLKEYVQHGDAKVAMQKGAAAASETCGRFGAFGHGKKRESKITIS; encoded by the coding sequence ATGAGATTAATTGCGGTTGGAGATAATGTAGTAGATTATTATGATGATCGTGGCGAGATGTTTCCGGGCGGAAATGCCGTGAATGTAGCTGTATTTTGGAAACGGTATGGCGTGGAGAACGTATCATATATCGGGATTGTCGGGAATGATGAGGAAGGAGAGCATATCGTTAACTCGTTAAAACTTGAGAACATAGATGTATCGCACGTGCGCAAAATGTTTGGTCCGTCCGGTGAGGCAGTTGTCACGTTGGATGAGCACGGGGATCGCAAGTTTGTAGGGTCGAACAAGGGCGGCATTCAAAAGCAAGTGAAATTAAATTTTACTGAGTCCGAGCTGGGACTTATCAGCAATTTTTCTCTGTTGCATACAAGCGTATTCAGCCATATTGAAACAGAACTGTCAGAATTGAAAAAGCATATTGATATTTCATTCGATTTTTCAACCAGGTATGATGATGACTATTTAGAACGGGTCTGCCCGCATATAAAATATGCAATTTTCTCTGGAGGCGATTTCACCAAAGAAGAATGTGAAGCGTTTATAAGGAAGGTTCATGTTGCAGGGACGCCAAATGTTATTCTAACGAGGGGTTCTGAAGGATCGTTGTTCTCCGATTCCCATCAGGTCTATGAACAAGGAATTGTCCAGACCGACGTTGTCGATACACTTGGTGCAGGCGATACGTTTGTGGCTGTGTTCTTAAAGGAGTATGTACAGCATGGTGATGCCAAGGTAGCAATGCAAAAGGGGGCCGCCGCCGCATCTGAGACATGCGGACGCTTCGGTGCATTCGGCCATGGCAAGAAGAGGGAGAGCAAGATTACGATTAGCTAA
- a CDS encoding SIS domain-containing protein: MVNSQVVVDPQVQTVLDALKGRTINHVYFVACGGSSAIMYPNKYIMDREAKNITSDVYSSNEFIHRNPRKLGENSLVVLCSMSGTTPETVKAAEFARQKGALTVGFTNQPTSPLAQESEFVVKYEWGAESIAFNTNLGLLYQLTFGALNVLEGNDKFDKVANSLTNLQAVFEKSAKQYESQAQQFGQQYKDEKVIYTMASGANYGIAYSYAICILMEMQWIHSNAIHAGEYFHGPFEIIDKDVPFIILLGLDETRPLDERALDFSKKYGEKLVVLDAKDLDLTGIHEDLQGYLAPLVLNHILRKYAEQLADARNHPLSKRRYMWKVEY, encoded by the coding sequence ATGGTAAATTCACAAGTAGTTGTAGACCCACAGGTTCAAACTGTATTAGATGCTCTGAAAGGCCGTACGATTAACCATGTTTATTTTGTTGCATGTGGCGGTTCTTCTGCTATTATGTATCCAAACAAGTACATTATGGATCGTGAGGCAAAAAACATTACTTCAGATGTTTACAGTTCAAATGAATTCATTCATCGCAACCCTAGAAAACTTGGCGAAAATTCACTTGTTGTCTTATGCTCAATGTCAGGTACTACTCCTGAAACCGTAAAAGCAGCAGAATTTGCTCGTCAAAAAGGAGCATTGACAGTTGGTTTTACTAACCAGCCAACTTCCCCGCTTGCCCAAGAAAGTGAATTTGTTGTGAAATACGAATGGGGCGCTGAATCCATTGCATTTAATACAAATTTAGGTTTACTTTATCAACTAACTTTTGGTGCATTAAACGTATTAGAAGGAAACGATAAGTTTGACAAGGTGGCCAACAGTTTAACCAATCTACAAGCTGTATTTGAAAAATCAGCTAAGCAATACGAAAGTCAAGCTCAACAATTCGGCCAACAATACAAAGATGAAAAAGTCATATATACAATGGCTAGTGGCGCAAACTATGGAATTGCTTATTCCTACGCCATTTGTATTCTAATGGAAATGCAATGGATCCACTCAAATGCCATACACGCCGGTGAATATTTCCACGGTCCATTCGAGATTATCGATAAAGATGTACCCTTTATTATCCTGCTTGGATTGGATGAGACTCGTCCATTAGATGAAAGAGCTTTAGATTTTTCGAAAAAATATGGTGAAAAATTGGTCGTTTTGGATGCTAAGGATCTTGATTTAACTGGCATTCACGAAGATTTACAAGGCTATCTTGCACCGCTAGTACTAAATCATATCCTCCGTAAATATGCAGAACAACTGGCAGATGCCCGTAATCATCCGTTATCAAAAAGACGATATATGTGGAAGGTCGAATATTAA
- a CDS encoding TIM barrel protein yields MSKITRDQITGMNFHYKHYPLEYFLDAMVRYDFKNIELWGASPHFYVEEMSLHDIRRVKKEIDRRDLSVVCFTPEQCVYPINLAAKEKRIRENSIQYFIKSAEAAKELEAPMMLVTPGWGYENEDRLEAWKRTIDSLERLTSVVAKLDVILAFEPLTRVESNLVNDAKSLKAILDEVGSPYLKGMIDTIPMALANEDFLDYHNLLNDDLVHIHFIDGKPEGHLVWGDGVLPLQKYMDQLSEIGYKGFLTLEYTSYQYVQAPDAAIERSLEVLSRVIDR; encoded by the coding sequence GTGTCCAAGATTACGAGAGATCAAATCACAGGAATGAATTTTCATTACAAGCACTATCCATTGGAATACTTTTTAGACGCAATGGTTCGTTATGATTTTAAAAATATTGAATTATGGGGTGCTTCTCCTCATTTTTATGTAGAAGAAATGAGTCTCCACGATATTCGAAGGGTAAAAAAAGAAATAGATAGAAGAGATTTATCGGTGGTGTGCTTTACACCGGAGCAGTGTGTGTACCCAATTAATCTTGCAGCAAAAGAGAAAAGAATCCGTGAAAATAGTATTCAATACTTTATCAAATCAGCTGAAGCAGCGAAAGAATTAGAGGCGCCTATGATGTTGGTTACTCCAGGGTGGGGCTATGAAAATGAAGACAGACTTGAAGCATGGAAAAGAACAATAGATTCTTTGGAGAGACTAACCAGTGTAGTAGCTAAATTAGATGTAATCCTTGCGTTTGAACCATTAACAAGAGTAGAGTCAAATTTGGTTAACGATGCTAAGTCGTTAAAAGCAATATTAGATGAAGTGGGCAGCCCTTATCTAAAAGGGATGATTGATACCATTCCTATGGCGCTAGCAAACGAAGATTTTCTTGATTATCATAACCTATTAAATGATGACTTGGTTCATATTCATTTTATTGACGGGAAACCGGAAGGCCATCTTGTCTGGGGAGATGGTGTGCTTCCTTTACAGAAATACATGGATCAACTGAGTGAAATTGGCTATAAAGGCTTCCTGACATTGGAATATACATCCTATCAATATGTGCAAGCTCCGGATGCTGCCATTGAAAGATCGTTGGAGGTCTTATCACGTGTGATTGATAGGTAA
- a CDS encoding GntR family transcriptional regulator, whose product MLKQDDQIPLYIQLKESIRSSIINGELKFGDKIPTELELSEEHKISRITVRKAIVDLVEEGYLVKKQGKGTFVNKRKIERKIVHFLSFSDACKANGLEASSKVIKTEIIQPTSKDKKMLQLDDGDALLFIQRVRYAGDSPIMIENNYFSYKEYHSLLNENLEGSVYRILEEKLGVKPSGSSELSLEIVRAGDEEMQLLNIASGEPLFYMDTTVIDENDRPVHRGKQYILGDSYKFILKQ is encoded by the coding sequence ATGTTAAAACAGGATGATCAAATTCCTTTATATATCCAGTTAAAGGAGTCTATTCGCAGTTCAATCATAAATGGTGAACTGAAATTTGGAGATAAAATTCCAACTGAATTAGAGTTAAGTGAAGAACATAAAATTAGTAGGATTACGGTAAGAAAAGCCATTGTCGACTTGGTTGAAGAAGGCTATCTTGTAAAAAAGCAGGGCAAGGGGACTTTTGTTAACAAAAGGAAAATTGAAAGGAAAATTGTCCATTTTTTAAGCTTTAGTGATGCTTGTAAAGCAAACGGATTGGAAGCAAGCAGTAAAGTCATTAAAACGGAAATTATCCAACCAACATCAAAGGATAAAAAAATGCTTCAGCTTGATGATGGTGACGCGCTGTTATTTATCCAAAGAGTACGATATGCCGGTGATTCCCCAATAATGATTGAAAACAACTATTTTTCCTATAAAGAATATCACTCTTTATTGAATGAAAATTTAGAGGGTTCTGTCTATAGGATATTGGAAGAAAAGCTGGGCGTAAAACCATCCGGTTCAAGCGAACTTTCGTTAGAGATTGTCAGGGCAGGCGATGAAGAAATGCAGCTTCTTAATATCGCAAGTGGAGAACCCCTCTTTTACATGGATACAACGGTCATCGATGAAAACGACCGGCCTGTGCATAGAGGAAAACAGTATATTTTAGGTGACAGTTATAAATTTATCTTGAAGCAATAG
- a CDS encoding sigma 54-interacting transcriptional regulator, whose protein sequence is MKEELKLELDKIIETSNNNITITDENGIILRSNPQHWTMYGLETGSYIGKSVYDLEKEGILSPSINALVLKEKKIVRILQHTKLGKVIMSTGYPVFNQEGRLIRAISYSQDQTEIVKLQEQYNQLQVKIAGFQTEVEELREKDASKRPILFRSTSMQQIFKTLPRVAGTDATILFLGESGVGKSTYARHIHDLSGRQKEPFIEVNCSTIPETLFESEMFGYEPGSFTGALKAGKQGLIEQAAQGTLFLDEIGELPLNMQVKLLKVLQERKLMRIGGKKELHVNFRLITATNQDLKQMVDEGKFRLDLYYRLNVIPIHIPSLKERKDDITILLKHYLQLLNTKYKLSKKMHPSTYELLIHYEWPGNVREMENLLERLILTIEDDMILPNHLPFYLMKNIKEISNSSWEHVKASIEKLKLKDALEEVELQFLSRAYKQCKTTYEMAEYLGISQPTIIYKLKKYKDKLSF, encoded by the coding sequence TTGAAAGAAGAATTAAAGCTAGAGCTGGATAAAATCATTGAAACATCAAACAACAACATTACTATTACTGATGAAAATGGAATTATTTTGAGGTCCAATCCGCAACATTGGACCATGTACGGATTAGAAACCGGATCCTATATCGGAAAGTCCGTCTATGATTTAGAAAAAGAGGGAATTCTTTCCCCTTCTATTAATGCGCTTGTATTAAAAGAGAAAAAAATTGTACGCATTCTGCAGCATACAAAGCTTGGAAAGGTTATCATGTCGACTGGGTATCCTGTTTTTAATCAAGAAGGGCGATTAATTAGAGCCATCAGCTACAGCCAAGACCAAACAGAAATTGTGAAATTACAGGAACAATACAATCAGCTCCAAGTAAAAATTGCCGGCTTTCAAACAGAAGTGGAGGAGCTACGTGAAAAAGACGCAAGCAAGCGACCTATTCTTTTCCGAAGCACTAGTATGCAGCAAATTTTTAAGACCCTTCCGCGGGTGGCTGGAACCGATGCTACGATTTTATTTTTAGGTGAATCCGGTGTTGGAAAAAGCACATATGCCCGACATATACATGATTTAAGCGGGCGTCAAAAGGAACCTTTTATTGAAGTAAACTGCAGTACAATCCCAGAGACATTATTTGAATCTGAGATGTTCGGATATGAACCAGGTTCCTTTACTGGGGCCCTAAAGGCAGGAAAACAAGGGTTGATTGAACAAGCGGCTCAAGGAACCTTATTTTTAGATGAAATCGGCGAGCTTCCTTTAAACATGCAAGTAAAATTACTAAAAGTTCTTCAAGAACGAAAGCTTATGCGAATCGGCGGAAAAAAGGAGCTACATGTTAATTTCAGGCTCATAACTGCTACGAATCAAGACTTAAAGCAAATGGTTGACGAAGGGAAATTCAGACTGGACTTATACTATCGATTAAATGTCATTCCCATTCACATCCCTTCATTAAAGGAAAGAAAGGATGACATCACGATTTTATTAAAACATTACCTGCAATTGCTGAATACTAAGTATAAATTGTCTAAAAAGATGCATCCTTCCACTTACGAGCTTTTAATCCATTATGAATGGCCAGGAAATGTCCGTGAGATGGAAAATTTACTTGAACGTTTAATCCTTACTATTGAGGATGATATGATTTTGCCTAATCATCTACCTTTTTACTTAATGAAAAACATAAAGGAGATTTCAAATTCCTCTTGGGAGCATGTGAAGGCGAGCATCGAAAAATTGAAATTAAAGGATGCGCTGGAAGAAGTAGAACTCCAGTTTTTATCAAGGGCTTACAAGCAATGCAAAACAACCTACGAAATGGCTGAATACTTAGGTATCAGTCAGCCTACTATTATATATAAATTAAAAAAGTATAAAGACAAGCTTTCGTTTTAA
- a CDS encoding aspartate aminotransferase family protein, translating to MEEYIRELEELDKKYFIHPTSPIQQQQTDGPGFIFVKGEGIYLEDIRGKRVIDGMSSLWNVNIGHGRKEIGKVAMEQMTQLAFNSCFSTYSNEPAIRLAAKLAEIAPGDLSATFFTSGGSESNDTAYKLARHYWILKGLPGKKKIITRTRSYHGVAMGATSATGLKPFRDFTNSLAPDFYYVDNFSPVTLRELIEKEGAETIAAFVAEPVQGAGGVHIAPEQYFNEIREICDENHILFITDEVITGFGRTGTYFGIEHYGVVPDMMCFAKGVTSGYAQLGGVMMSRKMHQDFIELSTGTLLHGYTYSGHAMACSVALKNLEIIERENLIENAKQMGIEMLAGFKQLQSKHSIIGEVRALGLMGAIEIVKNQKTNEHFSAPLAPLIVSEAAKRGLVIRAVVFDDQDKIVFAPPLTINKEEIEQMMTILSDAFLAVEAAQNLTV from the coding sequence ATGGAAGAATATATCCGGGAATTAGAAGAATTAGATAAAAAGTATTTTATTCATCCGACTTCACCGATTCAGCAACAGCAGACTGATGGTCCAGGCTTTATTTTTGTTAAGGGTGAAGGAATATATTTGGAAGACATCAGAGGAAAGAGAGTAATAGACGGAATGTCTTCTTTATGGAATGTGAATATTGGCCATGGTCGTAAAGAAATAGGAAAAGTGGCAATGGAACAAATGACCCAATTAGCCTTTAATTCTTGTTTTTCAACTTACAGCAATGAACCAGCTATCCGGTTGGCTGCTAAACTGGCAGAAATCGCACCTGGGGATTTATCCGCAACTTTTTTTACTTCTGGAGGCTCTGAATCGAATGATACCGCATACAAGCTTGCAAGACATTATTGGATATTAAAAGGACTGCCGGGCAAGAAAAAAATTATTACAAGAACAAGGTCCTACCATGGGGTGGCGATGGGAGCAACAAGCGCAACCGGATTAAAGCCGTTTCGGGATTTTACCAATTCTTTAGCACCAGACTTTTATTATGTAGATAATTTTTCACCGGTTACTCTTCGGGAGTTAATCGAAAAAGAAGGAGCGGAAACGATTGCTGCGTTTGTTGCTGAACCCGTCCAGGGTGCTGGTGGCGTACATATCGCGCCTGAACAGTATTTCAATGAAATCAGGGAGATTTGCGACGAAAATCATATTTTGTTTATTACAGATGAAGTCATTACGGGCTTTGGGCGGACAGGTACGTATTTTGGAATCGAGCATTATGGTGTTGTGCCTGATATGATGTGTTTTGCAAAAGGCGTAACAAGCGGCTATGCCCAGCTTGGCGGTGTGATGATGTCGAGAAAAATGCATCAGGATTTTATAGAACTCTCAACAGGAACCTTATTACATGGTTACACGTATAGCGGCCACGCCATGGCTTGCAGTGTTGCTTTGAAAAACCTTGAAATCATTGAACGAGAAAATCTAATAGAAAATGCGAAACAAATGGGAATTGAGATGCTAGCTGGGTTTAAACAGTTGCAAAGCAAACATAGCATAATAGGCGAGGTAAGAGCACTAGGTTTAATGGGAGCGATTGAAATTGTAAAAAATCAAAAAACAAATGAGCATTTCTCCGCTCCATTAGCTCCGTTGATTGTTTCGGAAGCAGCTAAAAGGGGATTGGTAATTCGTGCGGTTGTCTTTGATGACCAGGATAAGATTGTATTTGCTCCTCCATTAACTATTAACAAAGAAGAAATAGAACAAATGATGACGATTTTGTCAGACGCCTTTTTAGCAGTGGAAGCCGCTCAAAATTTAACAGTATAA